Proteins co-encoded in one Juglans regia cultivar Chandler chromosome 16, Walnut 2.0, whole genome shotgun sequence genomic window:
- the LOC109003226 gene encoding transmembrane emp24 domain-containing protein p24delta9-like: MLQFQNLHFLLILWLLFSTSESVRFDLQSGHTKCIAEDIKSKSMTVGKYSVINPNEGHPLPDSHKITVRVTSAHGNSFHNAEHVESGQFAFESAEAGDYMACFWAPDHKPPITLTVDFDWKTGVAAKDWSKVAKKGQVDAMELELKKLYDTVISIQDEMFYLREREEEMQELNKKTNSRMGWLSVLSLFVCLSVAGLQLWHLKTFFEKKKLI, from the exons ATGTTGCAATTCCAGAACCTACATTTTCTTCTGATCTTATGGCTTTTGTTTTCTACATCGGAATCGGTTCGATTCGACCTGCAATCGGGTCACACAAAGTGCATCGCCGAAGACATTAAGAGCAAATCCATGACGGTGGGCAAGTACAGCGTCATCAACCCCAACGAGGGTCATCCCTTGCCTGATTCCCACAAAATCACCGTTCGG GTGACTTCGGCTCATGGGAACAGTTTCCATAACGCGGAGCACGTGGAATCGGGGCAGTTCGCGTTTGAGTCGGCGGAGGCTGGGGATTACATGGCCTGCTTCTGGGCCCCCGATCACAAGCCCCCGATCACGTTGACGGTAGATTTCGATTGGAAGACCGGTGTGGCCGCCAAGGATTGGTCTAAGGTTGCTAAGAAAGGCCAAGTCGAt GCCATGGAACTAGAACTGAAGAAGCTGTATGATACTGTTATTTCCATCCAGGATGAAATGTTTTATCTCCGCGAAAG agaagaagaaatgcagGAGCtcaataaaaaaaccaattccAGGATGGGCTGGTTGAGTGTTCTTTCACTCTTTGTGTGCTTATCAGTGGCAGGCTTGCAGCTATGGCACTTGAAAACcttttttgagaaaaagaagctcatctaa